The Montipora foliosa isolate CH-2021 chromosome 1, ASM3666993v2, whole genome shotgun sequence genome has a window encoding:
- the LOC138002679 gene encoding two pore potassium channel protein sup-9-like, producing MKAETKDIFILCVLLVSILFIGAGIFQVLERANQEDELNNANAKSMLEKLRKTLSVNVSKVEFDSLVTKIREYYERKAERTSGRYNWSYSGSLYFSASVVTTIGFGHMAPSTFAGRLFCIFYALLGIPLCLLTLKAIGERINRLLENLFILISSKSHLRQEKRTKIKVLLASTGLVLVFLLIGGLLYLSEDWSYFDGVYYCFIALCTIGFGDMVPRKSEDLTSGIQALEYVLRGIYLSLGLCLVSSVVCAVVPAVKMFDRWDVCGKTSCLCCQQKTSCEFSEEMGPRPDGLYSVSRGLDTIVFPSVVPFRRFASDEATPLINDPRWLY from the exons ATGAAGGCAGAAACGAAAGATATTTTCATCCTTTGTGTTCTTTTGGTCTCAATTCTCTTTATTGGAGCAGGAATTTTTCAAGTCCTCGAGCGTGCCAACCAGGAAGACGAACTAAACAATGCAAATGCCAAATCCATGCTTGAAAAACTGCGGAAAACCTTGAGTGTGAACGTGTCGAAAGTTGAGTTTGATTCCCTGGTGACAAAAATTCGGGAATATTACGAAAGAAAGGCAGAAAGAACGTCTGGTCGCTATAATTGGTCTTACTCCGGGTCGCTGTACTTTTCAGCCAGTGTTGTAACCACTATAG GTTTTGGTCATATGGCGCCTTCCACATTTGCCGGTCGACTTTTCTGTATTTTCTACGCTCTATTGGGAATACCGCTGTGCTTGTTAACATTGAAAGCGATAGGTGAGCGAATAAACCGACTGTTGGAAAACCTGTTTATCCTGATCAGCTCAAAAAGCCATTTAAGAcaagagaagagaaccaagatTAAGGTCTTGCTGGCATCGACAGGACTAGTCCTAGTGTTCCTTCTAATTGGTGGACTTCTCTATTTATCGGAGGACTGGAGCTACTTCGACGGGGTCTACTACTGTTTTATTG CATTATGTACAATCGGATTTGGTGACATGGTTCCAAGAAAGAGCGAAGATCTTACTTCCGGGATACAAGCCTTGGAATATGTCCTTCGGGGAATATACCTCTCCCTGGGCCTCTGCCTGGTGTCGAGTGTTGTCTGTGCTGTAGTTCCAGCCGTAAAAATGTTTGATAGATGGGATGTCTGCGGGAAAACAAGTT GCTTATGCTGTCAACAAAAAACATCATGCGAATTTTCAGAAGAAATGGGCCCTAGACCTGACGGGTTGTACTCAGTCTCCCGCGGACTAGATACTATTGTTTTTCCGTCTGTGGTACCATTCAGGCGATTTGCTTCGGATGAGGCAACGCCGCTGATCAATGATCCTCGATGGCTTTATTGA
- the LOC137971649 gene encoding uncharacterized protein, producing MESWKTQLTACGKVLGEVSIRRGIFRGNSLSPLLFVIAMLPVSSVLNESAAGYQLSKREGKITHLLFMDDLKLYGRNEKEINSLVHTVQVFSNDIGMDFGIEKCAMKVMKRGKLDKSEGIRLPDGRIIRSIEEDVEGYKYLGMLEADDIMHDEVKRSMKKEYIRRVKKTLSSKLNAGNVIKAINSCAVSLLRSNVNRLFLPRREGERGLISVEDAINTEERNINVYISQSQERLLKAAWERKNFDKIETPKEYKERIKRKRIEDWSGKQLHGQFKRETEELSGVSWNWIRTGELKKETEGLIFAAQDQALRTNAVKARIENQNVSSKCRMCGSHDETVQHILCSCPKLAQTEYKKRHDIVGRVIHWELCKEYRVECSDKWYEHSPKSIEENEELKLFWDFTIQTDREIHHRRPDIVIQKKKAKETIIVDIAVPGDSNVRQKETEKCEKYQDLAREIKIIWKSCKDKSGASGSRCIGFSVKEAGRPLGATRN from the exons ATGGAGtcctggaaaacacaactaacgGCATGTGGTAAGGTCCTTGGTGAAGTGTCCATCAGGAGAGGAATATTCCGGGGGAATTCCTTATCCCCTTTGTTATTTGTAATTGCAATGCTACCCGTCAGCAGTGTACTGAACGAATCAGCAGCAGGCTACCAACTTAGTAAGAGAGAGGGCAAGATAACCCATTTACTGTTTATGGACGACTTAAAATTATATGGAAGAAATGAGAAGGAAATTAACTCACTTGTACATACTGTACAGGTGTTCAGCAATGACATTGGTATGGATTTTGGAATCGAGAAGTGCGCAATGAAGGTAATGAAAAGAGGCAAGCTGGATAAGTCAGAGGGTATAAGATTGCCTGATGGAAGAATTATCCGTAGTATTGAAGAGGATGTTGAAGGTTATAAATATCTGGGGATGTTGGAGGCCGATGACATTATGCATGACGAAGTGAAGAGAAGTATGAAGAAGGAGTATATTAGGAGAGTGAAGAAAACTTTGTCCTCAAAGCTAAATGCTGGTAATGTTATAAAGGCTATTAACAGCTGCGCTGTATCTCTACTTCG GTCCAACGTAAACCGTCTGTTCTTACCAAGAAGAGAAGGTGAGCGTGGACTAATTAGTGTTGAAGACGCCATAAATactgaagaaagaaatatcaaTGTCTACATCAGCCAGAGCCAGGAACGTTTGTTGAAAGCTGCATGGGAGAGGAAGAATTTCGATAAAATTGAAACACCAAAGGAGTACAAGGAAAGGATAAAGAGGAAAAGAATTGAGGACTGGTCTGGAAAGCAGCTGCATGGGCAGTTCAAGAGAGAGACAGAAGAGCTATCTGGTGTTTCCTGGAATTGGATAAGAACTGGTGAACTGAAGAAGGAGACAGAAGGGCTTATTTTTGCCGCGCAAGACCAGGCACTAAGAACAAACGCCGTAAAAGCCAGAATCGAAAACCAAAATGTATCATCCAAATGCAGAATGTGTGGTAGTCACGATGAAACTGTGCAGCATATTTTGTGTAGTTGCCCCAAGCTTGCGCAGACAGAATATAAAAAGAGACATGATATTGTTGGACGGGTCATACATTGGGAGTTGTGCAAGGAATATAGAGTTGAGTGCAGTGACAAATGGTATGAGCATTCCCCCAAAAGTATAGAAGAGAATGAGGAACTAAAACTGTTTTGGGACTTTACCATCCAaacagaccgtgaaatccatcACAGGAGGCCAGACATTGTAATTCagaaaaagaaggcaaaggaaaCAATCATTGTGGACATAGCTGTTCCCGGAGATAGCAACGTACggcaaaaagaaactgaaaagtgtGAAAAGTACCAAGACCTGGCAAGAGAGATTAAAATCATCTGGAAATCATGCAAGGACAAAAGTGGTGCCAGTGGTAGTAGGTGCATTGGGTTCAGTGTCAAAGAAGCTGGCAGGCCACTTGGAGCAACTAGGAATTAA
- the LOC138002686 gene encoding nuclear factor NF-kappa-B p105 subunit-like: protein MDELTMETNSERQVNETLTDSLLMDIISPGYLPDISALQVPAGKYQGPYLEILEEPKQRGFRFRYPCEGPSHGGLPGQFSEKGKKSYPSVQLCNYQGPARIVVSLVTSDEPPMPHAHSLIGKNSNNGVVIVQIGPEHGMTASFPNLGIQHVTKKKVSQVLMERYLKMQTLHTATLNAMTADNSHFDVGALGDHATSDGDRSIFDKNLAEAIAEEEAKKVRRLVEEQENSMNLSVVKLCFQAFLPDDSGCFTKALPPCFSLPVYDSKAPSAANLKICRMDRNSGSVTGNDEVYLLCDKVQKDDIEVVFYELDPDNGKRTWENRGLFAPTDVHRQVAIVFKTPAYWNVCIERPIKVHLELRRKSDKETSESVDFTYQPQEFDKEQIGAKRRKKIPHFSDYFNDGGGGGPPGMGGAGGGGGGGFNFGLFGPLIAFAPNANTSQSANQGGAGTSQDGQANDSERTHGASKSASTSERSEKAELSLKELAWNIAEISAAAMRDFAASGDLRYLLAVQRHLSAVQDDNGDTALHLAVINSQQEVIKCLLDVMAGLPETYINEYNFLRQTPLHLAAITKQPRALDCLIKAGADPRLRDRHGNTAVHIACTYKDATCLKALLHYNVSKTALNLQNYQGLTPVHLAVLCGSKEALKLLNSAGANMSAQDGTSGKTPLHVSVEQDNLPLSGFLILEANCDVDADTFDGNTSLHLAAGLGLKGHTALLVAAGADTTLLNSEEETAYDLANVAEVQEILAEDEAPSPDPMQELETSVAGIRLGKGDLDQLDSYVRRKMAQRLDLGSSTGGDWRELAGRLGLGTLANAFAIHSSPTVQVLAHYEAADGTMKKLREVLYNMRRGDVLEILDKESRHDSGFDSGFGSQSLSINTSEDVASLGAQSSEVASSSSLGKGMTKLDSSQKPSNSRSLRQQQDVF, encoded by the exons ATGGACGAATTAACCATGGAAACTAACTCAGAGCGGCAGGTTAATGAAACCCTTACAGATAGTCTTTTGATGGATATCATAAGTCCAGGTTATCTTCCTGATATCTCTGCACTGCAGGTTCCAGCTGGAAAATATCAAG GTCCTTATTTGGAAATTTTGGAGGAACCTAAGCAA AGAGGATTTCGTTTCCGTTACCCTTGTGAAGGTCCATCTCATGGAGGTTTACCAGGCCAGTTTTCTGAGAAGGGTAAGAAGTCATATCCATCCGTCCAACTGTGCAACTATCAAGGCCCTGCGCGGATCGTCGTATCGCTGGTTACATCTGATGAGCCTCCAATGCCCCATGCACACAGTTTGATCGGCAAGAATTCCAATAATGGTGTGGTCATAGTACAGATTGGGCCTGAACATGGAATGACGGCAAG TTTCCCAAATCTTGGTATTCAACATGTCACTAAGAAAAAGGTCAGTCAGGTGTTGATGGAAAGATACCTTAAAATGCAAACGCTGCACACAGCTACTCTTAATGCCATGACAGCTGACAACAGTCATTTTGATGTTGGAGCGCTAGGGGACCACGCAACAAGTGATGGTGACCGATCTATATTTGATAAAAACCTTGCTGAAGCTATTGCAG AGGAGGAAGCAAAGAAGGTTCGAAGGTTGGTAGAGGAACAGGAAAATTCAATGAACTTAAGTGTCGTAAAGCTTTGCTTTCAAGCATTTTTGCCAGATGACAGTGGATGTTTTACTAAAGCCTTGCCTCCATGCTTCTCTCTACCTGTCTATGATTCAA AGGCCCCTTCAGCTGCAAATCTGAAGATATGTCGCATGGATCGCAACTCTGGTTCCGTTACAGGCAACGATGAGGTTTACCTTCTTTGTGACAAAGTTCAAAAAG ATGATATTGAAGTTGTATTCTACGAGTTAGATCCCGATAATGGCAAGAGAACTTGGGAAAACCGAGGGCTTTTTGCTCCAACGGATGTCCACAGACAG GTTgccattgttttcaaaacacCTGCCTACTGGAATGTTTGTATAGAGAGACCAATTAAGGTGCATCTGGAACTAAGACGCAAGTCTGACAAAGAAACAAGTGAATCTGTGGACTTCACTTatcaacctcaagagtttg ACAAAGAGCAAATTGGCGctaaaagaagaaagaagatcCCCCACTTCTCAGATTATTTTAAcgatggtggtggtggtggccCCCCTGGGATGGGTGGAGCagggggaggaggaggagggggaTTTAATTTTGGTTTATTTGGACCATTAATAGCATTTGCACCAAACGCAAACACATCTCAATCTGCAAATCAAG GAGGTGCTGGTACGTCTCAGGATGGACAAGCCAATGATTCGGAACGGACACATGGAGCTAGTAAATCAGCTTCTACATCTGAACGGTCAGAAAAAGCAG AGCTTTCACTCAAGGAATTAGCCTGGAATATTGCAGAGATATCTGCTGCGGCCATGCGCGATTTTGCCGCCTCTGGTGACCTGAGATACCTTCTCGCCGTGCAAAGGCATTTGTCAGCAGTTCAAGATGATAATGGAGACAC AGCTCTTCACCTTGCCGTCATCAATTCCCAACAAGAAGTGATAAAGTGCCTTCTTGATGTCATGGCTGGTCTACCAGAGACTTACATCAATGAATATAACTTCTTGAGACAG ACTCCCTTACATCTAGCTGCTATTACAAAACAGCCTCGTGCTCTTGACTGTCTCATAAAAGCTGGTGCGGACCCTAGGCTACGCGATCGTCATGGCAACACCGCTGTCCACATTGCTTGCACGTACAAAGATGCTACCTGTCTTAAAGCTCTGTTACATTATAATGTGTCAAAAACTGCGCTGAACTTGCAGAATTATCAAG GTTTAACCCCTGTGCATCTAGCGGTCTTGTGTGGCAGTAAAGAGGCTCTGAAACTCTTGAATTCAGCTGGGGCAAACATGAGTGCTCAG GATGGCACCAGTGGAAAAACCCCTCTTCACGTTTCAGTTGAGCAAGATAATTTACCACTTTCTGGTTTTCTTATCTTGGAG GCAAACTGTGATGTGGATGCGGACACGTTTGATGGGAACACCTCGCTTCACCTTGCGGCTGGTCTTGGTCTCAAAGGTCACACGGCGCTTCTAGTAGCAGCTGGAGCAGATACAACTTTACTCAATAGTGAAGAAGAAACAGCCTATGACTTAGCTAATGTGGCTGAA GTCCAGGAAATCTTAGCTGAAGATGAAGCACCATCCCCTGACCCCATGCAAG AATTAGAAACTAGTGTGGCTGGGATCAGGCTTGGTAAAG GTGATTTGGACCAGCTCGATTCTTACGTTCGAAGAAAGATGGCTCAGAGACTGGATCTCGGGAGCAGTACTGGAGGGGACTGGCGTGAATTGGCTGGGAGATTGGGTCTAGGTACACTTGCCAATGCGTTCGCCATTCACTCGAGTCCAACTGTCCAGGTTTTGGCTCATTATGAG GCCGCGGATGGTACCATGAAGAAACTGCGTGAAGTCTTGTATAACATGCGCAGAGGAGATGTCTTGGAAATACTTGACAAGGAGAGCAGACACGACTCCGGCTTCGATTCGGGCTTTGGATCCCAGTCCCTCTCGATAAACACATCCGAAG ATGTGGCATCGCTCGGCGCCCAGAGTTCCGAGGTGGCGTCCAGTTCTTCCTTAGGTAAAGGAATGACCAAACTTGATTCATCGCAAAAGCCTTCAAACAGTCGATCACTGAGGCAACAACAAGATGTGTTTTAA